A window of Pseudophryne corroboree isolate aPseCor3 chromosome 12, aPseCor3.hap2, whole genome shotgun sequence contains these coding sequences:
- the LOC134980172 gene encoding C-C chemokine receptor type 4-like: protein MSGNDQGAVVNSSTPNLAITSTIYDEEPIYLCQKSESLKFGATVVPFFYYTVFAISLLGNGLILYLLLRFENIKTVTNLFIFNLVVSDLLFTVSLPFWGYYHSDQWIFGDGLCKVVSSVFYTGFYSSILFLTIMTVDRYMAVVHAIYAARTRKLLYVYAASSTIWIVSLFSTVPKFFLYGTRDDAFAGILCEETGYGLDKIKHWKEVGYYQQLIMFFLIPLAVILYCYAMIVVKLQHTKMHNKDKAMKLIFVIVFAFFLCWTPYNIVIFMKAKQLARDTLDEDCDSSIEYAFYICRNIAYFHCCINPFFYTFVGTKFRTHLSSFVGKWIMCGSRYRHSSWSSRTSEYSPQTTYE from the coding sequence ATGTCAGGTAACGATCAAGGAGCCGTGGTAAACTCTTCCACGCCGAACTTGGCCATTACTTCCACTATCTACGACGAAGAGCCCATATACTTATGCCAGAAATCAGAGAGCCTGAAATTTGGGGCCACCGTTGTGCCCTTCTTCTACTATACGGTCTTCGCTATAAGTTTGCTGGGCAACGGCTTGATCTTATACCTGCTGTTGAGGTTTGAGAACATAAAGACGGTGACCAACTTGTTCATCTTCAACCTGGTGGTGTCGGACCTGCTGTTCACAGTATCCCTCCCGTTCTGGGGCTACTACCACagtgatcagtggatctttggagaTGGGCTGTGCAAGGTGGTCTCATCCGTCTTCTACACCGGATTCTACAGCTCCATCTTGTTTCTGACCATAATGACGGTGGACAGGTACATGGCCGTGGTGCACGCCATTTACGCCGCCAGGACCAGGAAGCTGCTCTACGTCTATGCCGCCAGCTCCACCATCTGGATCGTCAGCCTCTTCTCCACGGTTCCTAAATTCTTCCTGTATGGGACCAGGGATGACGCCTTCGCGGGAATCCTGTGCGAGGAGACGGGCTACGGCTTGGACAAGATCAAACATTGGAAAGAAGTTGGATACTACCAGCAGCTGATCATGTTCTTCCTGATCCCGCTGGCGGTGATTCTCTACTGCTACGCCATGATCGTGGTTAAGCTGCAGCACACCAAAATGCACAACAAGGACAAGGCCATGAAGCTGATATTCGTCATCGTGTTCGCCTTTTTCCTGTGCTGGACCCCGTATAATATAGTCATTTTCATGAAGGCCAAGCAACTGGCTCGGGACACGCTGGACGAAGACTGCGACAGTTCGATCGAGTACGCCTTCTACATCTGCCGCAACATCGCCTACTTCCATTGCTGCATCAACCCCTTTTTCTATACGTTTGTTGGGACCAAATTCCGCACACATTTATCGTCTTTTGTTGGGAAGTGGATCATGTGCGGATCGCGGTACAGACATTCCAGCTGGAGCAGCCGGACCAGCGAATACTCCCCACAAACGACTTATGAATGA